The Methanothermobacter tenebrarum genome window below encodes:
- a CDS encoding anaerobic ribonucleoside-triphosphate reductase activating protein → MKIGDYSISTVDFPGTPSLVIFLAGCPLKCPYCHNPELIKGGKNVSLKDIYKKIIESKDLVDAIVISGGEPLLQIDELVKVLEFARSQNLKTKLDTNGYQPKHVKRIKDLLDYVALDVKSPFEKYRKLFGLDGDKVKETMNILSESKVFLECRTTYVPNLLKPGDIVRIASQINCDLYVIQQFRNKMVLDPKLKNVNPPSPSILKDIAKKAKRYCENVKIRTQEFGEEKI, encoded by the coding sequence ATGAAGATTGGAGATTATAGTATTTCTACAGTGGATTTTCCAGGCACGCCATCACTTGTAATATTCCTCGCTGGTTGTCCGCTTAAATGTCCATATTGCCATAATCCAGAACTAATAAAAGGAGGAAAAAATGTTTCACTCAAAGACATTTACAAAAAGATAATAGAATCCAAGGATTTAGTGGATGCTATTGTGATAAGTGGTGGCGAACCACTCCTACAAATAGACGAACTAGTGAAAGTTCTAGAATTCGCCAGGTCACAAAACCTTAAAACGAAATTGGACACCAATGGCTACCAGCCAAAACATGTCAAGAGGATAAAGGACTTATTAGATTATGTTGCACTTGACGTTAAATCCCCATTTGAAAAATATCGGAAGCTCTTCGGTTTGGATGGGGATAAGGTTAAAGAAACAATGAATATATTATCAGAATCCAAGGTCTTTCTCGAGTGCAGGACTACCTATGTCCCTAACCTGTTAAAACCAGGAGACATTGTAAGGATTGCTTCTCAAATCAATTGCGACCTTTATGTGATACAACAGTTCAGGAACAAGATGGTACTCGACCCCAAACTCAAGAATGTTAACCCACCATCGCCTTCCATTTTAAAGGACATCGCAAAAAAAGCTAAAAGGTATTGTGAAAACGTGAAGATCAGAACGCAAGAATTTGGAGAAGAAAAAATATAA
- the hisC gene encoding histidinol-phosphate transaminase → MAKIRDTILQIEPYVPGRSTKEIAEEYHLKESEIVKLGSNENPLGPSPKAVKAVKRETKNMHRYPESGLDDLKKAIADYSGTSPNQIIVGGDGADEIIDLLGKTFMETGTEFIVPIPSYMYYEYTLRPYGARPAYAKWDMEKNTVDTKSVIESINDKTRLIFLCTPNNPTGGLIPKDDIIKILESTSALVVVDEAYFEFARVSNIELLEDYENLLILRTFSKAMGLAGMRIGYGISNPRIIDYMHRVKPVFSLTRLSHVAALATLSDKDYIKRSVEFSIKSREYLYSRLLQMDKIRVLRSYANYLLVDIRETGMNAGKLTDELLKRGVIVRDCTSFKGLDEYWIRVSVGTMKENDKFIEALGDIIE, encoded by the coding sequence ATGGCCAAGATAAGGGATACCATACTACAAATAGAACCATATGTACCTGGAAGATCAACTAAAGAAATAGCTGAAGAATACCATCTTAAAGAAAGCGAAATCGTGAAACTCGGATCCAATGAAAACCCCCTCGGACCTTCACCTAAGGCTGTTAAAGCAGTGAAACGCGAAACCAAGAACATGCATAGATACCCCGAATCGGGATTGGATGATCTTAAAAAAGCAATTGCAGACTATTCAGGAACATCCCCCAATCAGATAATAGTTGGGGGTGATGGCGCCGATGAGATAATAGATCTACTCGGTAAAACCTTCATGGAAACTGGCACAGAATTCATCGTACCAATACCATCCTACATGTATTATGAATATACTCTACGCCCATATGGTGCAAGACCAGCCTATGCAAAATGGGACATGGAAAAGAATACCGTTGATACAAAATCTGTCATAGAATCCATAAATGATAAAACACGGCTTATATTCTTGTGCACTCCCAACAATCCTACCGGTGGCCTGATCCCAAAGGATGATATAATCAAGATACTTGAGTCAACCTCTGCATTAGTTGTGGTGGATGAAGCCTATTTTGAATTTGCACGTGTCAGTAACATAGAACTTCTCGAAGATTATGAGAACCTGCTCATCCTAAGAACATTTTCAAAGGCTATGGGCCTTGCTGGTATGCGTATAGGTTATGGTATTTCAAATCCCAGGATAATAGATTATATGCATCGTGTTAAGCCTGTTTTCAGTTTGACTAGACTTTCGCATGTAGCCGCCCTTGCAACATTATCTGACAAGGATTATATAAAGAGATCTGTTGAATTTTCAATTAAAAGTAGAGAATATCTATATTCCAGACTTCTACAAATGGATAAGATCAGAGTCCTCAGATCCTATGCAAATTACCTACTAGTAGATATACGCGAAACTGGCATGAACGCGGGTAAATTGACGGATGAGCTGCTGAAGAGGGGTGTTATAGTTAGAGATTGCACATCATTCAAGGGCTTGGATGAATATTGGATACGTGTGAGTGTGGGGACAATGAAAGAAAATGATAAGTTCATAGAAGCCCTTGGGGATATCATAGAGTGA
- a CDS encoding gamma carbonic anhydrase family protein, producing the protein MGKNFKVFSGAKIIGEVEIGDHSSIWYNAVVRGDIEPIKIGSYSNIQDNCVVHTSKGFKTIIGDYVSVGHAAVLHGCRIKDNVLIGMNATILNGSTINEDSIIGAGTVVTEGKEFPPGSLILGVPGRLIRELTKEEIKSVKDNALRYSKLAKKGL; encoded by the coding sequence ATGGGAAAGAACTTTAAAGTCTTCAGTGGAGCTAAAATAATAGGTGAAGTCGAAATAGGGGATCATTCATCAATCTGGTATAACGCCGTGGTGAGAGGTGACATCGAACCCATCAAGATAGGCTCATATTCCAATATCCAAGACAATTGTGTAGTACATACAAGCAAAGGCTTCAAGACCATAATAGGAGACTATGTATCTGTAGGACATGCAGCTGTATTACATGGTTGCAGGATAAAGGATAATGTACTTATAGGGATGAACGCAACCATCCTCAACGGCTCCACCATCAACGAAGATTCCATTATAGGAGCGGGTACTGTTGTAACCGAGGGAAAAGAATTCCCACCAGGGAGTCTAATACTCGGCGTCCCAGGGAGGCTAATAAGAGAACTTACAAAAGAAGAGATAAAATCTGTAAAAGACAATGCACTAAGATACTCTAAACTCGCCAAGAAGGGGTTATAA
- the glmU gene encoding bifunctional sugar-1-phosphate nucleotidylyltransferase/acetyltransferase: MIMQAVILTAGEGTRMRPLTLTRPKTMLPIAGKPILQYNIEALRENGIKDIIMITGYHESKVKEYFDNGDKFNVNIRYHTQKEQLGTAHAIKYAREYIEDDFIVLNGDIITEPATITDLLSHYKKADTTIVLREVKDPSQFGVVTLEGDNVKDIIEKPPANKAPGNLINTGIYLFNHKIFDYIERTEKSPRGEYEITDSIKMQIKDNLTIKGIISKRHWVDVGKPWELLEANETLLKNMKEDIKGEIEDNVTIHGPIILGEDSIIRSGTYIIGPVYIGKNCEIGPNSYIRANTSIGDDVSIGNAVEIKNSIIMDKTNINHLSYVGDSVIGENCNLGAGTNIANLRFDDNHVKMTIKGEKIDTGRRKMGVIFADNVKTGVNSSFNPGIKVGVGSHIGPGSIISHDIPSNKLVIVNQEHIISKRN; encoded by the coding sequence ATTATAATGCAAGCAGTCATCCTAACTGCAGGTGAAGGGACAAGGATGAGACCCCTCACACTCACAAGGCCCAAGACAATGCTCCCAATAGCAGGCAAACCCATACTACAATATAACATAGAAGCCCTAAGAGAAAACGGCATCAAAGACATTATAATGATAACAGGATACCATGAATCAAAGGTGAAAGAATATTTCGATAACGGGGACAAATTCAACGTAAATATAAGATACCATACACAAAAGGAGCAACTAGGAACAGCACACGCAATAAAATATGCCAGAGAATACATAGAAGATGATTTCATAGTACTCAACGGCGACATCATCACAGAACCAGCCACCATCACAGACCTACTATCACATTATAAAAAAGCAGACACCACCATAGTACTCAGAGAAGTTAAAGATCCAAGCCAATTCGGAGTTGTTACACTAGAAGGAGACAATGTAAAAGATATCATAGAAAAACCACCAGCAAATAAAGCCCCAGGGAACCTAATAAACACTGGAATATACCTATTCAACCATAAAATATTCGATTACATTGAAAGGACAGAAAAATCACCCCGCGGAGAATACGAGATAACAGATTCCATCAAAATGCAAATAAAAGACAATTTAACAATAAAAGGTATAATATCCAAAAGGCATTGGGTAGACGTTGGAAAACCATGGGAACTACTAGAAGCCAATGAAACACTCCTTAAAAACATGAAAGAGGATATAAAAGGTGAAATAGAGGACAACGTCACAATCCATGGGCCGATCATCCTAGGAGAAGATAGCATAATAAGATCAGGAACATACATTATAGGCCCCGTCTACATAGGAAAAAACTGTGAAATAGGACCCAATTCCTACATCAGAGCAAACACGTCAATAGGAGACGATGTAAGCATAGGAAACGCCGTTGAAATCAAAAACTCCATAATAATGGATAAAACAAATATAAACCATTTATCCTATGTAGGAGATTCTGTCATCGGAGAAAACTGCAACCTCGGCGCGGGAACAAACATAGCAAACCTCAGATTCGACGATAACCATGTAAAGATGACTATAAAAGGGGAAAAAATAGACACAGGCCGCCGCAAGATGGGGGTGATCTTCGCAGATAATGTTAAAACTGGTGTCAATTCCTCCTTTAACCCAGGCATTAAGGTAGGTGTTGGATCCCACATAGGACCTGGGAGTATAATATCACATGACATACCATCAAACAAACTAGTAATAGTAAATCAAGAACATATAATCAGTAAAAGAAACTAA
- a CDS encoding 2,3-bisphosphoglycerate-independent phosphoglycerate mutase gives MKSLIMIIDGMADRPIPELGEKTPLEAAETPNMDKLAENGINGIMDPIKPGIRVGSDTAHLSILGYNPYKVYTGRGPFEAAGVGVEVKPGDIAFRCNFATQDEDGIIIDRRAGRIREKTDKIAETINSMKIEGFEDVEIIFKESTGHRAVLVLRGENLSDKVSDSDPKKEGKPPKAVKPLNDSPAAEKTAKLLNRLVEKSYKLLKEHPVNIERLKRSENPANIILPRGAGEVPHIRKFEEKYGLKAACIAETGLIKGIGNLTGMEIIEVEGATGGIDTNLKNIKDAIIDTINSQYDFILVNIDGADEAGHDGDLKGKIEFLEKVDEILEDFPLDEMFFVFTADHTTPISVKDHTGDPVPIVINGPGIRVDNIKRFNEREASKGGLCRIRGSDIMNILLDLMDKTEKFGA, from the coding sequence ATGAAAAGCCTGATAATGATAATTGATGGGATGGCAGACCGTCCAATACCAGAACTTGGAGAAAAAACACCCTTAGAAGCTGCTGAAACCCCAAATATGGACAAGTTAGCGGAAAATGGTATTAATGGTATCATGGACCCGATAAAACCTGGTATAAGGGTTGGGAGCGACACCGCACATCTTTCAATCTTGGGATACAACCCATATAAAGTCTATACTGGTAGAGGACCATTCGAAGCCGCTGGGGTTGGAGTAGAAGTGAAACCAGGAGACATAGCATTCAGATGCAATTTCGCAACCCAAGACGAGGATGGGATAATAATAGACAGGCGAGCCGGCCGAATAAGGGAAAAAACTGACAAGATAGCTGAAACAATCAACTCCATGAAAATAGAAGGCTTCGAAGACGTTGAAATAATCTTCAAGGAATCTACAGGCCACAGGGCAGTACTAGTTTTAAGGGGTGAAAATCTTTCAGATAAGGTATCCGATTCAGACCCTAAAAAGGAGGGCAAACCCCCAAAGGCCGTTAAACCCTTAAACGACTCCCCGGCCGCTGAAAAAACCGCGAAACTCCTAAACAGACTAGTCGAAAAGTCATACAAATTACTTAAAGAACATCCAGTCAACATAGAACGTTTAAAAAGGTCTGAAAACCCTGCTAACATCATACTACCAAGAGGAGCTGGAGAAGTACCCCATATAAGAAAATTTGAGGAAAAATATGGGCTAAAAGCAGCATGTATAGCCGAAACAGGGCTCATAAAAGGTATAGGGAACCTGACAGGCATGGAAATCATAGAAGTGGAAGGAGCAACCGGGGGCATAGACACCAACCTAAAAAATATAAAAGACGCAATCATTGATACAATAAACAGCCAATATGATTTCATACTCGTAAACATTGACGGCGCCGATGAAGCAGGCCACGACGGAGACCTGAAAGGCAAAATAGAATTCCTAGAAAAAGTTGATGAAATACTCGAAGACTTCCCATTAGATGAAATGTTTTTTGTCTTCACAGCTGACCACACCACCCCAATAAGTGTAAAAGACCATACCGGAGACCCAGTACCCATCGTAATTAACGGTCCAGGTATAAGAGTGGACAACATAAAAAGATTCAATGAAAGAGAAGCAAGCAAAGGCGGACTCTGCAGGATAAGAGGATCAGATATAATGAACATATTACTCGACCTAATGGATAAAACAGAAAAATTCGGTGCATAA
- a CDS encoding TIGR00297 family protein yields the protein MKDFNWIYIIICILIGFLTYNRCALDFWGSLLMVIMGFLIIVAAGFNWLILIFIFLILSLLATKYKKNYKKSMKLYEGRRNARNVISNGIIPFIMASFSYYDGFLGGFIGSVATATADTLASEIGVLQTPRLITDLTREVKPGTDGGVSLLGTAAGIIGAGIIGLSAYFLNICPNPLISVKIAVIAGTIGCFMDSILGALFERKNYINNEQVNLLATVTGAAAGIILLHF from the coding sequence ATGAAAGACTTTAATTGGATTTATATCATTATATGCATACTTATAGGCTTTTTAACTTACAATCGGTGCGCCTTGGACTTTTGGGGGTCCCTCCTAATGGTTATAATGGGTTTTCTTATAATAGTAGCTGCTGGGTTTAATTGGCTGATTTTAATATTCATTTTTTTGATTCTAAGCCTTTTAGCCACAAAATATAAGAAAAATTATAAGAAGTCCATGAAACTCTATGAAGGTAGAAGGAACGCTCGAAACGTCATCTCCAATGGTATAATACCATTTATAATGGCCAGCTTCAGCTACTATGACGGGTTCCTCGGGGGATTCATAGGATCCGTGGCAACTGCAACAGCAGACACGCTAGCAAGTGAAATAGGAGTGTTACAGACGCCTAGACTAATAACAGATTTGACAAGGGAGGTTAAACCTGGAACAGATGGTGGTGTATCACTCCTAGGAACCGCTGCAGGCATCATCGGAGCAGGTATCATCGGCCTATCAGCATACTTTCTCAATATATGCCCTAACCCACTAATATCTGTTAAAATAGCCGTGATAGCAGGCACCATAGGATGCTTCATGGACAGCATACTAGGCGCTTTATTTGAACGAAAAAATTACATTAACAATGAACAAGTGAATCTATTAGCAACAGTTACAGGGGCAGCTGCAGGGATAATCCTCCTCCATTTCTAA
- a CDS encoding 30S ribosomal protein S3ae — protein MAKVRRRRARDTWKEKKWYTVTAPSLFGEKEIGVTPARDPKLLSTRRVEATMRELTGDFSRQYVKLKFEIENVTGDKASTKFIGHELTTDYVRSMIRRGTSRVDAPKIVKTKDGYKVKIHTLAITTRRAKSSQQRYMRKIIEDKIEELASEKTFNELVEGIVTGKIASEIYHEAKKVYPLKRVEIIKTRVLEEPA, from the coding sequence ATGGCTAAAGTGAGAAGAAGAAGAGCAAGAGACACTTGGAAAGAAAAGAAATGGTATACTGTAACAGCCCCGAGTTTATTCGGGGAAAAAGAGATAGGTGTTACACCTGCACGTGATCCTAAACTATTATCTACTAGGAGAGTAGAGGCTACGATGCGAGAACTTACCGGTGATTTTTCAAGACAATATGTTAAATTAAAATTTGAGATAGAGAACGTTACAGGAGACAAGGCAAGTACTAAGTTCATAGGCCATGAACTTACAACAGATTACGTGCGAAGCATGATAAGAAGAGGTACTAGTCGTGTTGACGCTCCAAAGATAGTGAAGACAAAGGATGGTTACAAGGTAAAGATTCACACCCTCGCCATAACAACCCGACGAGCCAAATCATCACAGCAAAGATACATGCGTAAGATCATAGAGGACAAGATAGAGGAGCTCGCAAGTGAGAAAACATTCAACGAGCTCGTGGAGGGTATTGTAACAGGGAAAATAGCCTCAGAGATATACCATGAAGCCAAGAAAGTCTACCCCCTCAAAAGGGTTGAGATAATAAAGACTAGGGTATTAGAGGAGCCAGCCTAG
- a CDS encoding NifB/NifX family molybdenum-iron cluster-binding protein produces MKIAVASSDGENVDLHFGKASKFIIYEFDGEKVEMIDERKVNVDFAEKHQWMKTLDAVRDCDIVIAVQAGLRAKFGLEEAGIKFVSDEGPIDDVIRRYIKHYKFMKS; encoded by the coding sequence TTGAAGATAGCCGTCGCATCATCTGATGGTGAAAATGTGGACTTGCATTTCGGCAAAGCATCTAAGTTTATTATCTACGAGTTCGATGGTGAAAAAGTGGAGATGATTGATGAGAGGAAAGTTAACGTTGACTTTGCTGAAAAACATCAATGGATGAAAACATTAGATGCTGTTAGAGATTGTGATATTGTAATAGCTGTCCAGGCTGGATTAAGGGCTAAATTCGGCCTTGAAGAGGCGGGTATAAAATTCGTATCAGATGAAGGGCCCATAGATGATGTTATCAGGAGGTATATTAAACATTACAAGTTCATGAAAAGCTAA
- a CDS encoding flavodoxin family protein, with translation MKVLLLCGSPRKESNTMTALERCAEKIREEGLETEIISLRGMDIKSCRACLTCAKTGECAIDDGLNTIIQKIKESEGFIVGSPVYFGTARGDVMSALQRIGMVSRASDRFLKWKVGGPIAVARRGGQTATIQEMLMFYLINDMIVPGSTYWNILFAWAAGEVEDDKEGIETVEHFGENVAKLIKKIY, from the coding sequence ATGAAAGTTTTATTATTATGTGGAAGTCCGAGGAAAGAAAGCAACACCATGACAGCCCTAGAAAGATGTGCCGAGAAAATCAGGGAAGAAGGCCTTGAAACCGAGATAATTTCTTTAAGGGGAATGGACATTAAATCCTGTAGAGCATGCTTAACCTGTGCGAAGACGGGTGAATGCGCAATAGATGATGGACTCAACACCATCATCCAAAAAATAAAAGAATCAGAGGGATTCATAGTAGGATCTCCAGTATACTTTGGAACAGCACGTGGCGATGTCATGTCAGCACTACAGAGGATAGGGATGGTTTCAAGGGCCTCTGACAGGTTCCTAAAATGGAAGGTCGGCGGACCCATTGCAGTGGCCCGTAGGGGTGGTCAGACAGCCACAATACAAGAGATGTTAATGTTCTATCTCATAAATGATATGATAGTCCCAGGTTCAACCTATTGGAATATCCTATTTGCTTGGGCTGCTGGCGAAGTTGAAGATGATAAAGAGGGTATTGAAACTGTAGAACATTTCGGCGAAAACGTGGCTAAACTAATCAAAAAAATATACTAG
- the mtnP gene encoding S-methyl-5'-thioadenosine phosphorylase gives MIGIIGGTGIYKTPQDVKVEKKIIKTPYGDSPPISIFKIHDKKVAFIPRHAEGHDYPPHKINYRANIWALKHLGVNKIIATNTAGSLHKFIKPGTIVTPDDFLDFTKTRIGTFYDKNTVHVDVTKPYCPKLRNILLSSGEVEDGGVYVCTEGPRFETAAEIRMFKILGGTIVGMTGLPEAVLARELEMCYASLCLVSNYAASISEDKLTIKEVFNVLEEKRPIIVDIINRSVEMIDESPCECHEALKGASVDEILKGEMPK, from the coding sequence TTGATAGGGATAATAGGTGGAACAGGAATCTATAAAACACCACAAGATGTGAAGGTGGAAAAAAAGATTATAAAAACACCCTATGGGGATTCACCCCCAATATCAATTTTCAAAATCCATGACAAAAAAGTCGCATTCATACCCAGACACGCAGAAGGCCACGACTATCCACCACACAAGATAAACTACAGAGCAAACATATGGGCCCTTAAACACTTAGGTGTCAATAAAATAATCGCAACCAACACCGCAGGATCACTCCACAAATTCATCAAACCAGGGACAATAGTCACACCAGATGACTTCCTAGATTTCACGAAAACGAGAATAGGAACATTCTATGATAAAAATACAGTCCACGTGGATGTTACAAAACCATACTGTCCAAAACTCAGAAACATACTACTATCCTCTGGCGAAGTGGAGGATGGTGGAGTATACGTGTGTACAGAAGGGCCCCGTTTTGAAACTGCAGCTGAGATAAGAATGTTCAAAATCCTAGGAGGCACAATTGTGGGGATGACAGGATTACCCGAGGCCGTGCTCGCAAGAGAACTTGAAATGTGCTATGCGAGCCTCTGCCTGGTATCAAATTATGCAGCGTCAATCTCAGAGGATAAACTCACCATAAAAGAAGTCTTCAATGTCCTGGAGGAGAAAAGGCCCATTATAGTGGATATTATAAATAGGAGTGTTGAGATGATTGATGAATCCCCATGTGAATGTCATGAGGCGCTTAAAGGCGCCTCTGTAGATGAAATACTCAAAGGGGAGATGCCAAAATGA
- a CDS encoding RtcB family protein — MNVKNILIKVRESVWEVPTDYKECMRVPGRIYLDEEALKDLEKGAIDQVANVACLPGIQKFSIGLPDIHFGYGFSIGGVAAFDARNGIISPGGVGFDINCGVRLLKTNLDHEEVKPRIKELIDTLFRNVPSGVGSKGKIRLKEGQIDEVLENGAEWAVENGYGWEEDLKHLEENGKMEEADATKVSEKAKKRGIPQLGSLGSGNHFLEVQRIDRIFNEKAAKAYGLETGKVTVLIHTGSRGCGHQICSDYLKIMDKAYKKYNIKIPDRQLACAPVDSEEAIEYFQAMAAAANYAWANRQMIVHWVRESFEQVFNKSAEDMEMEILYDVAHNIAKKETHPIKGLKREVYVHRKGATRAFGPGRKEIPSEYRKIGQPVIIPGTMGTSSYVLHGTETAMKETFGSTAHGAGRKMSRAGAKRTYRGEQVQRNLSRMGIYVRATSMPVIAEEAPGAYKDVDMVVNTSHRTGISRLVAKMIPLGVAKG; from the coding sequence ATGAACGTGAAAAATATCCTGATAAAAGTTAGAGAATCGGTATGGGAAGTCCCCACAGATTATAAAGAGTGCATGCGCGTCCCTGGGCGAATATACCTAGACGAAGAAGCACTAAAAGACTTGGAGAAAGGAGCCATTGACCAAGTGGCGAATGTAGCATGCCTCCCAGGCATACAAAAATTTTCAATTGGCCTTCCAGACATACACTTCGGCTACGGATTCAGTATAGGGGGCGTTGCAGCATTCGACGCCAGAAATGGTATCATAAGTCCAGGTGGTGTGGGATTCGATATAAACTGCGGAGTCAGACTATTAAAAACAAACCTAGACCATGAAGAAGTCAAACCAAGAATAAAAGAACTCATAGACACACTATTCAGGAACGTGCCATCAGGCGTTGGAAGCAAAGGCAAAATAAGACTAAAAGAGGGTCAAATTGATGAAGTGCTAGAAAACGGCGCTGAATGGGCTGTTGAAAACGGATACGGTTGGGAAGAAGACCTAAAACACCTCGAAGAAAACGGTAAAATGGAAGAAGCCGACGCAACAAAGGTAAGCGAAAAAGCAAAAAAGAGGGGCATACCCCAACTAGGCTCATTAGGCTCAGGCAACCACTTCCTAGAAGTCCAAAGAATAGATAGAATCTTCAACGAAAAAGCAGCAAAAGCCTACGGCCTAGAAACTGGGAAAGTAACAGTACTAATCCACACAGGATCCAGAGGCTGCGGCCATCAAATCTGCTCAGACTACCTAAAAATCATGGACAAAGCCTACAAAAAATACAACATCAAAATACCAGACCGACAATTAGCCTGCGCCCCAGTAGACTCAGAAGAGGCAATAGAATATTTCCAGGCAATGGCAGCAGCAGCAAACTATGCATGGGCCAACCGACAAATGATAGTACACTGGGTGAGAGAATCCTTCGAACAAGTATTCAACAAAAGCGCAGAAGACATGGAAATGGAAATATTATATGATGTGGCCCACAACATAGCCAAAAAAGAAACCCACCCAATAAAAGGATTGAAAAGGGAAGTCTACGTTCACAGAAAAGGGGCTACAAGAGCCTTCGGCCCGGGGAGGAAAGAAATACCCTCCGAATATAGGAAAATAGGCCAACCAGTCATAATACCAGGTACGATGGGAACATCATCCTATGTACTCCACGGGACAGAAACTGCAATGAAAGAAACATTCGGATCCACAGCCCATGGAGCAGGGCGTAAAATGAGCAGAGCAGGTGCAAAGAGGACATACCGTGGCGAGCAAGTCCAAAGGAACCTTTCAAGGATGGGAATATACGTAAGGGCCACTTCAATGCCAGTGATCGCGGAAGAAGCGCCAGGAGCCTACAAAGACGTGGACATGGTCGTTAACACATCCCACAGGACAGGAATATCACGACTAGTCGCAAAAATGATACCATTAGGCGTCGCCAAAGGGTGA
- a CDS encoding archease — MKKKFEYFEVTADAGYWAYGSTMEEAFENAALAMFELMTDTRKVQPKKEKRIKLEAEDEISLLHDWLDELLFLKDTEFLFFSKFKVNIQKNRLYRLEGKAVGDNINPSIHEIRDEVKAVTYHLMDVREEKGQYKVRVIVDL, encoded by the coding sequence ATGAAGAAAAAATTCGAATATTTCGAAGTAACAGCAGACGCCGGCTATTGGGCATACGGGTCAACAATGGAAGAAGCTTTTGAAAACGCGGCCCTTGCAATGTTCGAATTAATGACAGACACGAGGAAAGTCCAACCAAAAAAAGAAAAAAGGATAAAATTAGAAGCTGAGGATGAAATATCACTCCTACATGATTGGCTCGACGAACTCCTATTCCTAAAGGATACAGAATTCCTATTCTTCTCAAAATTCAAAGTTAATATACAAAAAAATAGATTATATAGACTAGAAGGAAAAGCCGTAGGCGATAACATAAATCCTAGTATACATGAAATTCGCGATGAAGTAAAAGCAGTCACCTATCACTTGATGGATGTGCGAGAAGAAAAAGGCCAATATAAAGTTAGAGTGATAGTAGACCTATAA